Proteins encoded by one window of Mycolicibacterium cosmeticum:
- a CDS encoding sugar ABC transporter ATP-binding protein yields MSTAILECTGIAKGFGGVPVLKGVGLRLQPGTVTALAGENGAGKSTLMKIISGQYSADEGVVAVRGEQLAPGNTREAVKRGVAIVPQELASIEDMTVYENLFVGRELTRGPFLNRRAMINEARETLAVFDVGISPTARMGDLPVGLRQIVEIVKAARAGAQVVMLDEPTSAISEREVEGLYKIVRRLRDQGVAMVYTTHKMAEIRAIADRVVVLRDGNLIVDSPIGEITDDEIVTAMIGRELDALFPDRPQPAERTVLEVRGLQVAGAGEPVSFTVKAGEILGLAGLVGAGRTELLEALFGARQSTAGEIRVGGAPVKRNSPAAAIAGGMAMVPEDRKLNGVVLSMSVLDNGSLPRLSSFSLAGWLRSKTRQKAVSDVMSSVRLRSRGLGQEVGTLSGGNQQKVVLARWLTGEVNVLLLDEPTRGVDVGARSEIYRIITEFAAQGMAVVMASSDMPEIVGLSHRAFVMRGGAVVGELDRAALDHPAVQESVFRMAAAMDQSTPVGTFEESGASS; encoded by the coding sequence GTGAGTACCGCGATTCTGGAATGCACGGGTATCGCAAAGGGATTCGGCGGGGTTCCGGTGCTCAAAGGGGTGGGATTGCGCCTGCAGCCCGGCACCGTGACCGCGTTGGCGGGTGAGAACGGCGCAGGCAAGTCCACCCTGATGAAGATCATCAGCGGCCAGTACAGCGCCGATGAGGGTGTGGTGGCGGTGCGTGGTGAGCAGTTGGCACCGGGCAACACCCGCGAGGCGGTCAAGCGTGGCGTCGCCATCGTCCCGCAGGAACTCGCCTCCATCGAGGACATGACCGTCTACGAAAACCTCTTCGTCGGGCGCGAACTGACCCGCGGGCCGTTCCTCAACCGGCGGGCGATGATCAACGAGGCCCGGGAGACGTTGGCGGTGTTCGACGTCGGAATCTCACCGACGGCGCGGATGGGTGATCTGCCGGTCGGCCTGCGCCAGATCGTCGAGATCGTCAAGGCGGCCAGGGCGGGGGCCCAGGTCGTCATGCTCGACGAGCCCACCTCGGCGATCTCCGAGCGGGAGGTGGAGGGCCTCTACAAGATCGTGCGGCGGTTGCGTGACCAGGGCGTGGCCATGGTGTACACCACCCACAAGATGGCCGAGATCCGGGCGATCGCCGACCGCGTCGTGGTGCTGCGCGACGGCAACCTCATCGTGGATTCGCCGATCGGAGAGATCACCGACGACGAGATCGTGACCGCGATGATCGGTCGCGAACTCGACGCGCTGTTCCCGGACCGTCCGCAGCCCGCGGAGAGGACCGTCCTTGAGGTTCGCGGCCTCCAGGTCGCCGGGGCCGGGGAGCCCGTCTCGTTCACCGTCAAGGCCGGCGAAATCCTCGGCCTGGCCGGACTGGTCGGCGCCGGACGGACCGAACTGCTGGAGGCGCTCTTCGGTGCGCGCCAGTCCACCGCCGGTGAGATCCGGGTCGGCGGTGCACCGGTCAAGCGCAACAGCCCGGCGGCCGCCATTGCCGGCGGGATGGCGATGGTGCCCGAGGACCGCAAGCTCAACGGTGTCGTGCTGTCGATGAGTGTGCTCGACAACGGCTCACTGCCGCGGCTGTCGTCGTTCAGCCTGGCCGGTTGGCTGCGCTCGAAAACACGGCAGAAGGCGGTCTCCGACGTGATGTCATCGGTCCGGCTGCGCAGCCGTGGCCTTGGGCAGGAGGTCGGCACCCTGTCCGGTGGCAACCAGCAGAAGGTGGTGTTGGCCCGCTGGCTCACCGGTGAGGTCAACGTCCTGCTGCTCGACGAACCCACCCGTGGTGTCGACGTCGGGGCGCGCTCGGAGATCTACCGGATCATCACCGAGTTCGCCGCGCAGGGGATGGCGGTGGTGATGGCGTCCTCCGACATGCCCGAGATCGTCGGATTGTCGCACCGCGCCTTCGTGATGCGTGGCGGCGCCGTCGTCGGCGAGCTGGACCGCGCGGCCCTCGACCACCCCGCGGTCCAGGAATCGGTGTTCCGGATGGCCGCGGCCATGGACCAATCCACACCTGTCGGG
- a CDS encoding CPBP family intramembrane glutamic endopeptidase gives MSDLAAVAVPESPPAHPLVGTLAALHHFRVYADVAIVVVVLVATNLIAHFTTPWANIATVPAAAIGLVALVRARGLGWSELGLGREHWRSGAGYAAAAVGIVLAVIAVGVLLPWTRPLFMNNHYATLSGALIASMIIIPLQTVIPEELAFRGVLHGALDRAWGFRGVAAAGSLLFGLWHIASSLGLTSGNAGFTHILGGGVFGMVAGVVGAVLATTAAGFVFTWLRRRSGSLLAPIALHWSLNGMGALAAALVWHATF, from the coding sequence ATGTCTGACCTCGCCGCGGTGGCCGTACCGGAGTCCCCGCCAGCCCATCCGCTGGTGGGCACCCTCGCGGCGCTGCACCACTTCCGCGTCTACGCCGATGTCGCGATCGTCGTCGTGGTGCTGGTCGCCACCAACCTCATCGCCCACTTCACCACCCCGTGGGCCAATATCGCGACGGTGCCCGCCGCGGCCATCGGATTGGTCGCGCTCGTCCGTGCCCGCGGGCTGGGCTGGTCCGAACTGGGGCTGGGCCGCGAGCATTGGCGCTCCGGCGCCGGGTACGCCGCCGCGGCCGTCGGCATCGTGTTGGCCGTGATCGCCGTCGGGGTGTTGTTGCCCTGGACGCGCCCACTGTTCATGAACAACCACTACGCCACCTTGTCGGGTGCGCTGATCGCCTCGATGATCATCATCCCGCTGCAGACCGTCATCCCCGAAGAGCTGGCGTTCCGCGGGGTGCTGCACGGTGCGCTGGACCGGGCCTGGGGCTTTCGGGGGGTCGCCGCGGCCGGCTCACTGTTGTTCGGACTGTGGCACATCGCCAGCTCGCTCGGACTCACAAGCGGTAACGCCGGTTTCACCCACATTCTGGGCGGTGGCGTGTTCGGCATGGTCGCGGGCGTGGTCGGGGCGGTGCTGGCCACGACGGCGGCGGGTTTCGTGTTCACCTGGTTACGACGCCGCAGCGGCAGTCTGCTCGCGCCCATCGCCCTGCACTGGTCGCTGAACGGGATGGGCGCGCTGGCCGCGGCCCTGGTCTGGCACGCGACGTTCTAA
- a CDS encoding NAD(P)-dependent alcohol dehydrogenase, whose amino-acid sequence MTTTVDPTASPTMRASVLAEVGILRIEDRPVPVPAARQVLVEVAAVGVCGSDVHYYRHGRIGDFVVEDPMILGHELSGRITAVGDGVDPARIGQRVAVEPQFPCRRCRQCRAGRYNLCPEMRFYATPPVDGAFCRYVTIDADMAHPVPDSVSDEAAALLEPLSVAVATMRKAHVAPGTSILIAGAGPIGIICAQTARAFGAARIVVTDPVASRRESALRFGATEVLDPTAVDIAALDPQVDAFVDASGAAPAVVSGIRAVGPAGHVVLVGMGSGDVALPIGHIQNMEINVTGVFRYTDTWPAAIHLVASGAVDLDAMVTGRFDLEHVGEALDSDTDPASLKSIVIPS is encoded by the coding sequence ATGACGACGACCGTCGACCCCACCGCGAGTCCGACCATGCGCGCCAGCGTGCTGGCCGAGGTCGGGATCCTGCGCATCGAGGACCGGCCGGTGCCCGTGCCGGCTGCCCGCCAGGTGCTGGTCGAGGTCGCCGCGGTCGGCGTCTGCGGCTCCGACGTGCACTACTACCGGCACGGCCGCATCGGCGATTTCGTGGTCGAAGACCCGATGATCCTGGGCCACGAGCTCTCCGGGCGGATCACCGCCGTCGGCGACGGTGTCGACCCGGCCCGCATCGGGCAGCGGGTCGCGGTGGAGCCGCAGTTCCCGTGTCGGCGCTGCCGGCAGTGCCGGGCCGGCCGGTACAACCTGTGCCCCGAGATGAGGTTCTACGCCACCCCGCCAGTGGACGGCGCGTTCTGCCGCTACGTCACCATCGACGCCGACATGGCCCACCCCGTCCCGGATTCGGTCTCCGACGAGGCCGCCGCATTACTGGAGCCGCTGTCGGTCGCGGTGGCCACGATGCGCAAGGCCCACGTCGCACCGGGCACGTCGATCCTGATCGCCGGCGCCGGACCCATCGGCATCATCTGCGCGCAGACGGCACGGGCGTTCGGCGCGGCGCGGATCGTGGTGACCGACCCGGTCGCGTCGCGGCGGGAGAGTGCGCTGCGATTCGGCGCCACCGAGGTGCTCGATCCGACCGCCGTGGACATCGCCGCGCTGGACCCCCAGGTGGACGCATTCGTCGACGCGAGCGGAGCCGCGCCCGCGGTGGTCAGCGGTATCCGTGCCGTCGGGCCGGCCGGCCACGTAGTGCTGGTCGGGATGGGCTCGGGCGATGTCGCGTTGCCCATCGGTCACATCCAGAACATGGAAATCAATGTCACCGGGGTGTTCCGCTACACCGATACCTGGCCCGCCGCAATCCATTTGGTGGCCTCCGGCGCCGTCGACCTGGACGCGATGGTCACCGGGCGCTTCGATCTCGAGCATGTCGGCGAGGCGCTGGACAGCGATACCGACCCGGCCAGCCTCAAGTCCATCGTCATCCCATCGTGA
- a CDS encoding HhH-GDP family DNA glycosylase, whose translation MSGVTDLAARLLRQAGTTFADEAGITLRDKPKPLFQLLTLAMLASKPIGAEVAMSAAAEVFRAGLRTPEAVRRADRATMIDAFGRAGYARYDESSATRLTALATRVRERYGGDLRMLAEESEGDAGRAARALQEFDGIGPTGADIYLREAQDVWPWAQPYFDDRAVAGAQQVGLPTDPARLLELSDGHPARLAAALVRVALDDDLRERVSA comes from the coding sequence ATGTCCGGTGTCACCGACCTGGCAGCGCGGCTGCTCCGGCAAGCCGGTACCACCTTCGCCGATGAAGCGGGTATCACGCTGCGTGACAAACCCAAACCGCTGTTCCAGTTGCTGACGCTGGCCATGCTGGCCAGTAAGCCCATCGGCGCCGAGGTCGCGATGTCCGCCGCCGCCGAGGTGTTCCGCGCCGGGCTGCGCACGCCCGAGGCGGTGCGCCGGGCCGACCGCGCCACGATGATCGACGCGTTCGGCCGGGCCGGCTATGCCCGCTACGACGAGAGTTCGGCGACGCGACTCACTGCGTTGGCCACCCGGGTGCGCGAGCGCTACGGGGGTGATCTGCGCATGCTGGCCGAGGAATCCGAGGGTGATGCCGGGAGGGCCGCGCGGGCATTACAGGAGTTCGACGGCATCGGTCCCACCGGCGCCGACATCTACCTGCGTGAAGCGCAGGACGTATGGCCTTGGGCGCAGCCCTATTTCGACGACCGAGCGGTCGCCGGCGCGCAGCAGGTCGGCCTGCCCACCGATCCGGCACGACTGCTGGAGTTGTCCGACGGGCACCCCGCCCGATTGGCCGCCGCGCTGGTCCGCGTCGCACTCGACGACGATCTGCGGGAACGGGTCAGCGCCTAG
- a CDS encoding TfoX/Sxy family protein: MAHDEDLANRVREILAGTGDVDEKRMFGGLAFLVRGNMAVAVSGQGGLMVRVPPEDTAALLTREHVEPMVMAGRETRGWLRVGADGVRTRRQLRPWVVRGLDYAAGLPAKKRR; encoded by the coding sequence ATGGCCCACGACGAAGATCTGGCCAACCGGGTCCGCGAGATCCTGGCCGGTACCGGCGATGTCGACGAGAAGCGGATGTTCGGCGGCCTGGCGTTCCTGGTGCGGGGAAACATGGCGGTGGCCGTCAGCGGCCAGGGCGGCCTGATGGTGCGGGTGCCACCCGAGGACACCGCGGCATTGCTGACCCGCGAGCATGTCGAGCCCATGGTGATGGCCGGCCGCGAAACCCGCGGGTGGCTGCGCGTCGGCGCGGATGGTGTCCGCACCCGGCGCCAGCTCCGGCCATGGGTGGTCCGCGGGCTGGATTACGCGGCCGGGCTGCCCGCCAAGAAGCGCCGTTAG
- a CDS encoding NAD(P)/FAD-dependent oxidoreductase has product MATLPTFVIIGAGLAGAKAAEALRGNDFGGQIILFGTEPRLPYERPPLSKEYLAGKKELDEFTVQPESWYREHDVDLRLNTTVATIDRSAHAVGHSEGKHEHYDKLLLATGSSARRPPIPGSDADGVHVLRTVEDAAALRSRLTDGTRLAIIGAGWIGLEVAAGARQAGAEVTVVESADLPLAALGRDIAQVFADLHREHGVDLRLGAQVERISTEGGRATGVRLADGSGVDADLVLVAVGARPRIELAEAAGLALADGGVAVDAALRTSDPDIFAVGDIAAAEHPLLHTRIRTEHWANALKQPAVAVAGMLDAPGSYDELPYFFTDQYDLGMEYVGHAPPDAKVVFRGDVAGREFTAFWVDDDDRVLAGMNVNIWEGLDDIKAMVRGRQPLGDAG; this is encoded by the coding sequence ATGGCCACCCTTCCCACATTCGTCATCATCGGCGCCGGACTGGCCGGCGCCAAGGCGGCAGAAGCCTTGCGTGGCAACGACTTCGGTGGTCAGATCATCCTGTTCGGCACCGAGCCGCGGCTGCCCTACGAGCGACCACCGTTGTCCAAGGAGTACCTGGCCGGCAAAAAGGAACTCGACGAGTTCACGGTGCAGCCGGAAAGCTGGTACCGGGAACACGATGTCGACCTGCGGCTGAACACCACCGTCGCAACCATCGACCGCTCCGCCCATGCCGTCGGCCATTCCGAGGGCAAACACGAGCATTACGACAAACTGCTGCTGGCCACCGGATCGTCGGCGCGCCGGCCGCCCATCCCGGGATCCGACGCCGACGGGGTGCACGTGCTACGGACCGTCGAGGACGCCGCGGCGCTGCGATCCCGGCTCACCGACGGCACCCGGCTGGCCATCATCGGCGCGGGGTGGATCGGCTTGGAGGTCGCCGCAGGGGCACGCCAAGCCGGGGCCGAGGTGACCGTGGTGGAGTCCGCGGATCTGCCGCTCGCCGCGTTGGGGCGCGATATCGCGCAGGTGTTCGCCGACCTGCATCGCGAGCACGGCGTCGACCTGCGACTGGGCGCGCAGGTCGAGCGGATCAGCACCGAGGGCGGCCGCGCGACCGGAGTGCGGCTGGCCGACGGGTCCGGCGTGGACGCCGACCTGGTGCTCGTCGCCGTGGGCGCCCGACCCCGGATCGAACTGGCCGAGGCAGCGGGTCTGGCGCTGGCCGACGGCGGCGTGGCCGTCGACGCCGCGTTGCGCACCAGCGATCCCGACATCTTCGCCGTGGGCGATATCGCCGCGGCCGAACATCCGCTGCTGCACACCCGGATCCGGACCGAGCACTGGGCCAACGCGCTCAAACAGCCCGCCGTCGCGGTCGCCGGCATGCTCGACGCCCCCGGCAGCTACGACGAGTTGCCCTACTTCTTCACCGACCAGTACGACCTGGGCATGGAATATGTCGGCCACGCACCGCCGGACGCCAAGGTGGTGTTCCGCGGCGACGTCGCCGGCCGCGAGTTCACCGCATTCTGGGTGGACGACGACGACCGCGTGCTGGCCGGCATGAACGTCAACATCTGGGAGGGCCTGGACGACATCAAGGCGATGGTGCGCGGCCGGCAACCGCTCGGCGACGCAGGTTAG
- a CDS encoding acetyl-CoA acetyltransferase yields MSLDPRTPVLVGYGQINQREESATTEPVDLMERAARVAADPGVLAAVDAVRIVNLLSWRYRDPGLLLAQRIGAPGALTRYTAIGGNVPQSLVNQACMDIQQGRNDVVLIAGGETWRSRTRLRARGEKLVGTVQDESVPPPPGADDEFLMAGPTEIRIKLDRPAYVYPMFEQALRIASGEPALEHRRRIGQLWARFSEVARDNPHAWSRTACTAEQIWQPGPDNRMISWPYTKLMNSNNMVDQGAALILTSAEKAAALGIPRERWVFPYAGTDAHDTYLIGERARFDGSPAIRLAGRRVLELAGRGIDDVDLVDLYSCFPCAVQVAADELGLPTDDARRPLTVTGGLTFAGGPWNNYVSHSIATMAERLTAQPGAVGLVSANGGYLTKHSFGVYGTEPPTGGFRWEDVQSAVDAEPTVVAEDGWAGVGTVETWTTPFTREGTAEKTFLAVRTPTGSRALAVITDPSQAAATVTEDIAGAKATVGADGVAVLE; encoded by the coding sequence ATGTCCCTTGATCCACGCACTCCGGTCCTCGTCGGTTACGGCCAGATCAACCAGCGCGAGGAGAGCGCCACCACCGAACCGGTCGACCTGATGGAGCGGGCGGCCCGGGTCGCGGCCGACCCTGGCGTCCTGGCAGCGGTCGACGCGGTGCGCATCGTCAACCTGCTGTCCTGGCGCTACCGCGACCCCGGGCTCCTGTTGGCGCAGCGGATCGGCGCGCCCGGCGCGCTCACCCGGTATACCGCCATCGGCGGCAATGTCCCGCAGTCACTGGTGAACCAGGCCTGTATGGACATCCAGCAGGGCCGCAACGACGTGGTGCTCATCGCCGGCGGCGAAACCTGGCGCAGCCGTACCAGGTTGCGGGCGCGAGGCGAAAAATTGGTCGGCACGGTCCAGGACGAGTCGGTGCCGCCACCCCCGGGCGCCGACGACGAGTTCCTGATGGCCGGGCCCACCGAGATCCGGATCAAGTTGGACCGCCCGGCCTACGTCTATCCGATGTTCGAACAGGCGTTGCGCATCGCGTCGGGGGAGCCGGCGCTGGAGCATCGCCGCCGGATCGGGCAGCTGTGGGCCCGGTTCAGCGAGGTGGCCCGCGACAATCCGCACGCCTGGAGCCGCACGGCCTGCACCGCCGAGCAGATCTGGCAGCCCGGACCGGACAACCGGATGATCAGCTGGCCGTACACCAAGTTGATGAACTCCAACAACATGGTCGACCAAGGCGCTGCCCTGATCCTCACCTCGGCGGAAAAGGCTGCTGCCCTTGGTATTCCGCGCGAGCGCTGGGTGTTCCCGTACGCGGGCACCGACGCGCACGACACGTATCTGATCGGGGAGCGGGCCCGCTTCGACGGCTCACCGGCCATCCGGCTGGCCGGACGGCGGGTGCTGGAACTGGCCGGCCGCGGGATCGACGACGTCGATCTGGTCGACCTGTACTCCTGTTTCCCGTGCGCGGTACAGGTCGCGGCCGACGAACTCGGGCTGCCCACCGACGACGCCCGCCGTCCGCTGACGGTCACCGGCGGGCTGACGTTCGCCGGCGGACCGTGGAACAACTACGTCTCCCACTCGATTGCCACCATGGCCGAACGGCTCACCGCGCAGCCCGGCGCCGTCGGGCTGGTCAGCGCCAACGGTGGTTACCTGACCAAGCACAGCTTCGGTGTGTACGGCACCGAGCCGCCAACCGGCGGATTCCGTTGGGAGGATGTGCAGTCGGCCGTCGACGCGGAACCGACCGTGGTGGCCGAGGACGGGTGGGCCGGGGTCGGCACGGTGGAAACCTGGACCACGCCGTTCACGCGTGAGGGCACCGCGGAAAAGACGTTCCTGGCGGTGCGCACGCCCACGGGTAGCCGGGCGCTGGCCGTGATCACCGACCCCAGCCAAGCCGCGGCGACCGTCACCGAGGACATCGCGGGCGCCAAGGCGACGGTCGGCGCGGACGGCGTCGCGGTCTTGGAGTGA
- a CDS encoding DUF72 domain-containing protein — translation MTVRIGTSGWSYDHWTSVLYPPGTPVAKRLAYYVEEFDTVELNASFYRWPRDAVFEGWQRRLPPGFTMTVKAHRGLTHFRRLRNPEPWVERFERCWRALGARREVLLVQLHPELSRDDALLDHFLTVMPDWIPLAVEFRHASWDADEVYTLLERHGGAYVVTSGAGLPCVPRATSRLVYLRMHGPDDEKLYVGSYSDDALQWWAERIEDWRRDGRDVVVYFNNDGEGNAVYNARTLKRLVGG, via the coding sequence ATGACCGTGCGGATCGGCACCTCCGGTTGGTCCTATGACCACTGGACCTCGGTGCTGTATCCGCCGGGCACCCCGGTGGCCAAGCGGTTGGCCTACTACGTCGAGGAGTTCGACACCGTCGAACTCAACGCCAGCTTCTACCGCTGGCCCCGCGACGCCGTCTTCGAGGGCTGGCAGCGCCGCCTGCCGCCCGGTTTCACCATGACCGTCAAGGCGCATCGCGGCTTGACCCACTTCCGCCGGCTGCGCAACCCGGAGCCGTGGGTGGAACGCTTCGAGCGGTGCTGGCGCGCGCTCGGGGCGCGCCGCGAAGTGTTGCTGGTCCAGTTGCATCCCGAATTGTCCCGCGACGACGCGTTACTCGATCATTTCCTGACGGTGATGCCGGACTGGATCCCGCTGGCCGTCGAGTTCCGCCACGCTTCCTGGGACGCCGACGAGGTATACACCCTGCTGGAGCGCCACGGCGGCGCCTACGTGGTGACCAGCGGCGCCGGACTGCCCTGCGTCCCGCGCGCGACCAGTCGACTGGTGTATCTGCGCATGCACGGCCCCGACGACGAAAAACTCTATGTGGGTTCGTATTCCGACGATGCCTTGCAGTGGTGGGCAGAACGGATCGAGGACTGGCGCCGGGACGGCCGCGATGTCGTGGTGTATTTCAACAACGACGGCGAGGGCAACGCGGTGTACAACGCCCGTACGCTCAAACGGCTGGTCGGCGGGTAG
- a CDS encoding LLM class flavin-dependent oxidoreductase produces the protein MTRHRQRLRKLGFLTIGRFDVADPGPGIEETLQIIERAEALGFDSVWLRCRHFQPGISSPVAILAAATQRTSRIELGTAVIPLGLENPVRLAEDLATVDILSGGRINPGVSVGTPMNYDHFKTALYPESHALQDFSKERVLRLLRALRGEPVSDFAGTAGIEQFVREVQPHSPGLAGRVWYGGGRESAIWAGLQGINFLTSSVVSTEGTESRDFATIQAEHIDAYRAHHPEPGNARVSQGLVVIPTDSATDDQIRRYREYAASRFERTKTPQGPREMLFSPDYVGTSDELADQLSAHAGFVRADEVTFALPFTFAPEDYAQIIEDMAQRLGPRLGWEPHTA, from the coding sequence ATGACACGACACCGGCAACGCCTGCGCAAGCTCGGGTTCCTGACCATCGGCCGGTTCGACGTGGCCGACCCCGGCCCGGGTATCGAAGAGACCCTGCAGATCATCGAGCGCGCCGAGGCGCTCGGGTTCGACAGCGTGTGGTTGCGCTGCAGGCACTTCCAGCCCGGCATCTCCTCCCCGGTGGCGATCCTGGCCGCCGCGACCCAGCGCACCTCGCGGATCGAGCTGGGCACCGCCGTCATCCCGCTGGGACTGGAGAACCCGGTGCGGCTCGCCGAGGACCTGGCCACTGTCGACATCCTGTCCGGCGGCCGGATCAACCCCGGCGTTTCGGTGGGCACCCCGATGAACTACGACCACTTCAAGACCGCCCTCTACCCGGAATCGCATGCGCTGCAGGATTTCTCGAAGGAACGGGTGCTGCGCCTGCTGCGCGCCCTGCGCGGCGAGCCGGTCAGCGACTTCGCGGGCACGGCCGGGATCGAGCAGTTCGTCCGCGAGGTGCAGCCGCACTCCCCCGGCTTGGCCGGCCGGGTCTGGTACGGCGGCGGCCGTGAGTCGGCGATCTGGGCCGGGCTGCAGGGCATCAACTTCCTGACCAGCTCGGTGGTCAGCACCGAGGGAACGGAGTCACGCGACTTCGCCACCATCCAGGCCGAGCACATCGACGCCTACCGCGCCCACCATCCCGAACCCGGGAACGCGCGAGTATCGCAGGGCTTGGTGGTCATTCCCACCGACTCGGCCACCGACGACCAGATCCGCCGCTACCGTGAGTACGCCGCAAGCCGGTTCGAGCGCACCAAGACCCCGCAGGGCCCCCGAGAGATGCTGTTCTCCCCCGACTACGTCGGCACCTCCGACGAACTCGCCGACCAGTTGTCCGCCCACGCCGGGTTCGTCCGCGCCGACGAGGTGACGTTCGCCTTGCCGTTCACCTTCGCCCCCGAGGACTACGCCCAGATCATCGAGGACATGGCCCAGAGGTTAGGACCACGGCTGGGCTGGGAACCACATACGGCATGA
- a CDS encoding nitroreductase/quinone reductase family protein: MVANTLKRRIVHTAQRYLVNPVGRKLPVTMLETTGRASGQPRHTAVGGRLVDNAFWLVSEHGTQSDYVKNIKANPAVRIRLNGRWRSGTAHLLPDDDAAARLAQLPALNSAVVRVMGSDLLTIRIDLD, from the coding sequence ATGGTGGCCAACACCCTCAAACGCCGCATCGTGCACACCGCCCAGCGCTACCTGGTGAACCCCGTGGGCCGCAAACTCCCGGTCACCATGCTGGAGACCACCGGTCGCGCCTCCGGACAACCCCGGCACACCGCCGTCGGTGGCCGCCTGGTCGACAACGCGTTCTGGTTGGTCTCCGAGCACGGCACGCAGTCGGACTACGTGAAGAACATCAAGGCGAATCCGGCGGTCCGCATCCGGCTCAACGGGCGCTGGCGCTCCGGCACGGCGCACCTGCTGCCCGACGACGACGCCGCCGCGCGGCTGGCACAGCTTCCCGCACTCAACAGCGCGGTCGTCCGCGTGATGGGCAGCGACCTGCTCACCATCCGCATCGATCTGGACTGA
- a CDS encoding sugar-binding transcriptional regulator, translated as MGPDELFQRALVARRYFLDGRTRIQIAEELGISRFKVARMLDEALTSGMVEITIHDPGSLNVELSSALRDRYGLEHVYVVMTGSTELADRVEAVARATSELMTSILREGDIIGVDSGRTLSRIAGHLSTLPRCEVVQLTGMAGAITSNGADLVRRLSELTGGPSWPLYVPLVVPDARTAASLTGNRHVQATLEQQRKVSCAVVSVGAWVDGQSQVFEALTAEETEHLRAAGVCAETCALLLDADGHRIPGLDDRRMGVAETTLRAIPTVIAVSCGPDKIDATRAVLRSGLVSSLVTDNEIATAILDRRESDPLPPMRRKQP; from the coding sequence GTGGGACCCGACGAGCTGTTCCAGCGGGCGCTGGTCGCGCGCCGCTATTTCCTCGACGGTCGAACGCGGATTCAGATCGCCGAGGAACTCGGCATCTCCCGGTTCAAGGTCGCCCGCATGCTCGACGAGGCGCTGACCTCTGGAATGGTGGAAATCACCATCCACGATCCCGGTTCGCTGAACGTCGAACTGTCGTCGGCGCTCAGGGATCGCTACGGCCTGGAACACGTCTATGTGGTGATGACGGGCAGCACCGAGCTCGCCGACCGGGTGGAGGCGGTCGCCCGGGCCACCTCGGAACTGATGACCTCGATCCTGCGCGAGGGCGACATCATCGGCGTCGACTCCGGGCGCACCCTGTCCCGGATCGCGGGTCACCTTTCGACACTGCCGCGGTGCGAGGTGGTCCAGCTCACCGGCATGGCCGGCGCCATCACCTCCAACGGCGCCGACCTGGTGCGACGGCTGAGCGAACTGACCGGGGGGCCCTCCTGGCCGCTGTATGTTCCCCTGGTGGTGCCCGACGCGCGCACCGCAGCCAGCCTCACCGGCAACCGGCACGTCCAGGCCACTCTCGAGCAGCAGCGCAAGGTCAGCTGCGCCGTCGTCTCCGTCGGCGCATGGGTCGACGGCCAGTCCCAGGTGTTCGAAGCGCTGACCGCCGAAGAGACCGAGCACCTGCGCGCCGCCGGGGTGTGCGCCGAGACCTGTGCGCTGCTGCTGGACGCCGACGGGCACCGCATCCCGGGACTCGACGACCGGCGGATGGGCGTCGCCGAAACGACGCTGCGCGCCATCCCGACGGTGATCGCGGTGTCCTGCGGCCCGGACAAGATCGACGCGACCCGCGCCGTGCTCCGATCCGGGCTGGTGTCATCGCTGGTGACCGACAACGAAATCGCCACGGCCATACTGGATCGCAGGGAGTCCGACCCGCTGCCGCCGATGCGGAGAAAGCAGCCATGA